In Acaryochloris marina S15, a single genomic region encodes these proteins:
- a CDS encoding MAPEG family protein, whose translation MNTALFYLAASGMLCVLLWTPYILNRTFVWGIPAFINNYPTRKFPAESPDIPVWAQRAKRTHLNMVETLPAFAAVVIAAHLTEANPGVITAWAATFFWARVMHASVYIFGVPYLRTPTYLVSWAAVLMIGAQVVF comes from the coding sequence ATGAATACTGCCCTTTTCTATCTGGCTGCCAGCGGCATGCTCTGTGTATTACTGTGGACACCCTATATTCTCAATCGCACCTTTGTCTGGGGAATACCGGCTTTTATCAATAACTATCCCACCCGCAAATTCCCTGCAGAATCTCCTGACATTCCAGTCTGGGCACAGCGAGCCAAACGAACCCATCTGAATATGGTGGAAACCCTGCCCGCATTTGCCGCAGTTGTGATCGCAGCCCACTTAACTGAAGCCAATCCTGGTGTGATTACAGCTTGGGCTGCAACCTTTTTCTGGGCACGCGTCATGCACGCCAGCGTATACATCTTCGGGGTTCCTTATTTACGGACTCCCACATACTTGGTTTCTTGGGCGGCTGTGCTGATGATTGGGGCTCAGGTGGTTTTCTAG
- a CDS encoding peroxiredoxin-like family protein: MITFAQTTSPKLLMGHAAPPLVVRTLDNGPWRLADQTPEHYTMVVFYRGLHCPICQQYLTELDQKLASFTQLGVQVIALSGDGIDKTQQLKTQANLQQLSLGYGLTPDQMRDWGLYLSQGHFEQEPALFSEPAVFLIQPDGRLYFANIGTHPFSRIDFDSLLSGLAYIIPNNYPLRGTE, encoded by the coding sequence ATGATTACTTTTGCTCAAACCACCTCACCCAAACTCCTCATGGGCCATGCCGCCCCACCCCTAGTTGTTCGGACCTTAGATAACGGACCATGGCGCTTGGCAGATCAAACCCCTGAGCACTACACGATGGTGGTTTTCTATCGCGGGCTCCATTGCCCCATTTGTCAGCAATATCTCACTGAACTTGATCAAAAGCTGGCATCCTTTACCCAACTTGGCGTTCAAGTGATTGCCCTGAGTGGTGATGGCATAGACAAAACACAGCAACTCAAGACCCAGGCCAACCTCCAGCAGTTATCTCTCGGTTATGGCTTAACACCAGACCAGATGCGGGACTGGGGTTTATATCTGAGTCAAGGCCATTTTGAACAAGAGCCGGCTTTGTTTAGTGAACCCGCCGTGTTTCTCATTCAGCCGGATGGTCGATTGTACTTCGCCAATATTGGCACCCATCCGTTTTCCCGCATCGATTTTGATTCGCTATTGAGCGGCCTAGCCTACATCATTCCCAACAACTATCCCTTGCGAGGAACAGAGTAA